A genomic stretch from Setaria italica strain Yugu1 chromosome VII, Setaria_italica_v2.0, whole genome shotgun sequence includes:
- the LOC101765214 gene encoding sugar transport protein MST1: MAGGLTAVEGGRVQDYSGGVTVSVVVICLMAASCGLIFGYDVGVAGGVTQMESFLKKFFPEVLRGMKSAKRDAYCKYDNHLLTAFTSSLYIAATLASLVASRVTRRVGRQAIMLIGGALFLAGSIINAAAVNVAMLIIGRILLGFGVGFTAQAAPLYLAETSPARWRGAFTMAYHSFLCAGTVIANVVNYLTNPIPDWGWRVSLGAAAVPAIVIVAGALLVPDTPSSLVLRGQQDRARASLQRIRGADADVEAEFKDIVCAVEEARRHDEGALKRLRSKGYRPYAVMMVAIPVFFEFTGFIVIFIFAPVLFRTVGFSSQKAILGSVIINLVGLCAVVMSSLVVDRFGRRFLFLAGGVSMLLCQVAVSWILAAHLGKHDAAAGVTMARSYAEAVLVLMCLYTFSMGFSWGPVKWVIWSEIHPVDVRSVGQAISLSIAFVISFVETQVFMSLLCSLKFAIFLFFAGWVLAMTAFIAAFLPETKGVPLEAMRAVWARHWYWRRFVVVQDANKIPVE, translated from the exons ATGGCAGGAGGATTAACCGCGGTCGAGGGCGGTCGGGTGCAGGACTACAGCGGTGGCGTGACAGTCTCCGTTGTGGTCATCTGCCTCATGGCCGCCTCCTGCGGTCTCATCTTCGGCTATGACGTTGGTGTCGCAG GTGGCGTGACGCAAATGGAGTCATTCCTAAAGAAGTTCTTCCCGGAGGTGCTGCGTGGGATGAAGAGCGCAAAGCGCGACGCCTACTGCAAGTATGACAACCATCTTCTTACCGCGTTCACGTCATCGCTGTACATCGCAGCCACTCTGGCATCACTGGTGGCGAGCCGTGTGACGAGAAGGGTAGGTCGCCAAGCCATCATGCTCATCGGTGGCGCCTTGTTCCTCGCCGGCTCCATCATCAACGCTGCGGCCGTCAACGTTGCCATGCTCATCATCGGCCGGATTCTGCTAGGCTTTGGTGTCGGCTTCACAGCACAGGCGGCTCCCCTGTATCTCGCCGAGACATCCCCTGCAAGGTGGCGCGGAGCGTTCACCATGGCCTACCACAGCTTCCTCTGCGCCGGCACAGTGATCGCAAACGTCGTCAACTACTTGACAAACCCCATCCCGGACTGGGGCTGGCGCGTCTCGctcggcgccgcggcggtgccagccatcgtcatcgtcgccggcgccctCTTGGTCCCGGACACCCCCAGCAGCCTCGTGCTTCGCGGTCAGCAGGACAGGGCCCGCGCGTCGCTGCAGCGCATCCGcggcgcggacgccgacgtcgagGCCGAGTTCAAGGACATAGTCTGCGCCGTCGAGGAGGCGCGCCGGCACGACGAGGGCGCGCTGAAGAGGCTGCGCAGCAAGGGGTACCGGCCCTACGCGGTGATGATGGTGGCCATACCCGTGTTCTTCGAGTTCACGGGCTTCATCGTCATCTTCATCTTCGCGCCGGTGCTGTTCCGGACGGTCGGGTTCAGCAGCCAGAAGGCCATCCTGGGCTCCGTCATCATCAACCTCGTGGGCTTGTGCGCTGTCGTCATGTCCTCCTTGGTCGTCGACCGCTTCGGCCGCAGGTTCTtgttcctcgccggcggcgtcagCATGCTGCTCTGCCAGGTGGCCGTGTCATGGATCCTAGCAGCGCACCTCGGGAAGCACGACGCCGCAGCGGGGGTGACGATGGCGCGGAGCTACgcggaggcggtgctcgtgctCATGTGCCTCTACACCTTCAGCATGGGCTTCTCCTGGGGTCCGGTGAAGTGGGTGATATGGAGCGAGATCCACCCGGTGGACGTGAGGTCCGTGGGGCAGGCCATCTCCCTGTCCATCGCCTTCGTCATCTCCTTCGTGGAGACGCAGGTGTTCATGTCCCTGCTCTGCAGCCTCAAGTTCGCGATATTCCTCTTCTTCGCAGGATGGGTCCTGGCGATGACGGCTTTCATCGCGGCGTTCCTGCCGGAGACCAAGGGCGTGCCGCTCGAGGCCATGCGAGCGGTATGGGCACGTCATTGGTACTGGAGGAGGTTTGTCGTCGTACAGGACGCTAATAAGATTCCAGTTGAGTAA